GGCGCTCTGCAGGTCCCCCTTGGCGAGGTTCACCTCGCCAAGCCAGTACTGCGCGTTACCGGCATACTGGCTGTTGGGGTACTTGCGCAGGAAGGCGCCAAAGGCCTGGCTGGCCTTGTCGAAGTCCTTGGCCTTGATCAGGTCGAAGGCGGCATCGTAGTAGAGCTTTTCTTTTGCCGGATCACCCGGCTCGCTGCTGGCGGCGGGTTGCTGTGCGGCGGCTGCGCCGGCACCTGCGGCAGCTCCGGCACTGGCGCCGGCAGCGGGGGAGTTCTGTTGAGCAGCACCGGCACCCGCACCACCCGAGATACGGCCGTCGAGATCCTGGTAGCGTTCCAGGTTTTCCTGCTTCATCTGTTGGATCTGGTTCTGCTGCTCTTCGAGCATGCCGCGCAGACGGGACATTTCGTCCTGCATCTGCTGCAGCTGCATGAACAGCTGAGCCTGTCCGGAGACGGGCTGAGTCGTCATCCCGCCTCCGGCATAGGCGCCCTCAGCGCCTGCGGTGCCATAACCCGAGGGCGGCGTGTTGGCGTAACCGCCACCATTGCCGTCCTGTACCGGAACCGCGGCCGCCGCCATCAGGGGCAGGCCGCATGCGATCAAGGTCAGAAAACGCAGGCGCATCGGCATCACGTCTTACTTCTTCAGCTCAACGCGACGGTTCTGGGCCCAGGACTGCTCGTCGTGGCCAGTGGCAACCGGACGCTCTTTCCCATAGGAAACCAGCTCCAGCTGAGCCGGGGAAACGCCCTGCAGTACCAGGTAGCGCTGGACGGCCTTGGCACGACGCTCGCCCAGAGCCATGTTGTACTCGCGGGTACCGCGCTCGTCAGTGTGACCTTCCAGGACTACGCGCTGGCCGGAACCTTTCAGGTCCTTGGCGTGTACGTCCAGGGCACGCATGGCTTCCGGTTTCAGGTCGGAGCTGTCGTACTCGAAGTAGAAGGTGGTGATAGCGCGCAGAGCGGCTTCGTCGCTCAGGGAGCCGTCAACGGCACCGCTGTTTGCGCCGTAGCCAGCGTTCGGGTCACGGCCGTCATTGGCGCCTTCGCCGGAAGCGTCGCCGCCCTTGGAGGAACAGCCAACGGCAACGGCCATGGCCAGAGCAAGCGCGGCAAATTTGCCGAATTTCAGCATTTCCATCATGTAACTCCTAATGAACCCCAGTGTATAAGTTTGAAACAGTTGGCAACCGTCAGTTCAGGTAAGGGGACCAGGATGGTTCGCGCACGTCGCCTTGAGCGGTAGGTATAGGTAACCGAACACGTCCGTTGATGCTTACGAGCATCAGCACGCCCCGGTCCTGCTGGCGGGTGGCGTATATTAGCATCGTGCCATTGGGCGCAACAGTAGGCGAATCGTCCAGCGTGGTATTCGAAAGCACGCGCAGATTGCCGCGCTGAAGGTCCTGGGCCGCGATCTGGAAGTTGGTGAAACCGTCCTGACGGTGAACCATTACCAGGGTTTTCTCATCCGCGGAAAGTTTCGGGTTGGCGTTGTAGTTGCCAATGAAAGTTACGCGATCGGTGGCGCCCGAGTTGACGTTCATCTTGTAGATCTGCGGCTTGCCGCCACGATCCGAAGTGAAGTACAGGGTCGAACCATCGGCGCCCCAGAAAGGCTCGGTGTCGATCGCCTGGTTGTTGGTCAGGCGACGCAGCTGGCGGCTGCCCAGGTCCATCACATAGATCTCCGGGTTGCCGTCACGCGACAGCACGAAAGCCAGGCGGTTGCCATCCGGCGAGAAGGCCGGGGCGCCGTTGAGACCCTCGAAGTTGGAGATCTGCTCGCGGCGACCGGTGTCGACGTACTGCATGAAGATGCGCGGACGCTTCTGCTCGAAGGAAACATAGGCGATGCGGCGGCCATCGGGCGAGAAACGCGGCGACAGGATCGGCTCGCGGGACTGCAGCAGGGTCACCGGGCGAGCGCCGTCATAGTCGGAGCGTTGCAGGGTGTAACGGGTGTTGTCCACGGAGAAGCGCTCGGCGGTGACGTAGAGCAGCTTGGTGGAAAACGCGCCCTTGATGCCGGTGAGCTTCTCGAACGACTGGTCGGCAATATAATGCGACATGTCGCGCAGTTGCTCGGTTGTGCCGCCCACGCTGCCGGTCAGGACCTGCTGCTGGGTCGCCACGTTGAACAGGCCGTACTGGATCTGCAGACGACCACCGGCCGGCACGATGTTGCCGATCAGCACGTACTGGGCGCCGAGCGCCTGCCAGTCGCGATAGATCACTTCGCTGGCCTGGGCCGGCTGGCTGATCATGTTCTGCCGCGGGATCGGCTCGAAGTAACCGGAGTTGCGCAGGTCGTTGCCAATGATGTTCGACATGTCCTCGGGCAACACGTTGCCGCCCTGCCAGCCGAACGGAACCACGGCAATCGGGACGGCCGAGTCGCGACCGCTGGAAATCACCAGCGGGTCGGCGGCCTGCGCCACGCCGGCCACCAGGGCCAGGGCGAACAGCGCGAAGCGAATCAGGGTACTCACAGACTTAAATCCTCCGGTTTGAAGACGATGCGGCGCTGACGGTAGAGCTGGTCAAAGGTCGCACGATCCAGTTGTTGCATCTCGGGAACCCGGCCGACGTTACGCACCGCTGCCACCGCGGAAGCATCGAACGGCTTGTCGCCGCTCGAGCGGGTCACGCTGGCGTTGGTGATGGTACCGTCCGGCAACATCTGGATCAGCACCTCTACGCTCATTCCGTTACGCGCCGATGGCGGGCGGTTCCACTGCTCGCTCACCAGCTTGACGATCAGGTCGTCGAGGCTACCAGCTACTTCGTTGCCTCGCTCGTCAGCCAAAGCCTGTTGTCGCTGAGTATCGTCCGACAGCAGCTCGGCCAGTGCCTGAGCCTTCTTGTCTTCCTGCGCCTTGCGGGCCGCGGCCGCGGCCGCCTTCTTCTTGGCAGCCTCCACCGCAGCCTTCTTCTTGGCCTCATCGGCAGCCGCTTTCTTCTTCGCGTCCGCGGCGGCCTTCTTCTTGGCCTCTTCGGCCGCCTTCTTCTTGGCGTCCTCGGCGGCTTGCTTCTTGGCCTCTTCCTCGGCCTTCTTCTTGGCGATGTCTGCCTGCTGCTTCTGCTGGGCAGCCTTCGCCTCGGCCTCTTTCTTGGCCGCGGCGGCATCGGCGGCCTTCTTGGCATCAGCCTCTTTCTTGGCTTCGGCCGCCTTTTGAGCCGCATCGGCCTTCTTTTGTTCCTCGGCCTTGGCAGCAGCAATGGCCTGCTGCTCGGCTTTCTTCTGCTCGAGCTGCTCCTGCTCGTATTGCCGCGACGACGTTTTCTTGGCTTCGCCGGCAATCTTCTGGTTGGTCTGCTGGGTCGCCTGGCTCTTGGATTTCAGCTGGTACAGGGTGGCTTGGACGACCGGCCGCGAAGGCGGCAGTTCAGGCGTCATGGCCCAGCTGACGAAGAGCATGGCGAAGATCAGGGCGTGCAGAGCTACGGCCAGTACGACCGGCCAGAAGTAGCTTTCCGAAGGAGAGCGCTCGAGCTGGTGCATCAAGTCCCCGGCGCCTCGGTGATCAGACCGACGTTGCCGACACCGGCTTTCTGCAGGCCGCCCATGACCGCCATGACCGAACCGTAGTCGACGGCCTTGTCACCCCGGACGAAGACCTGGACCTTCTTACCCTGGCGGCTGTTCTCGGCCATGATGCCGGAAGCAGCGTTGACCAGTTGATCGAGGTCCACGGCAGTCTGGCTGCCCTTGCCCTGGTCCGGATCGACCTCGGAACCCATGTTCCAGTAGTAGGTCTTGTCGGCCTTGATGGAGATGGTGAGGACGCGCGAATCGTTGTCCTGCGGCAGCGCCTCGCTGGAAACCTTGGGCAGGTCGACCTTGACCCCCTGGTTGAGCATCGGCGCGGTCACCATGAAAATCACCAGCAGCACCAACATCACGTCGATGTAGGGCACCACGTTCATTTCGGCGACCGGCTTGCGCTTGTGACGAACCCTTGCCATATCGGCTTACCTCTTACGTCGTCTTCAATCGTCGCTGGTGTGCACTTTGCGGTGCAGGATGGCCTGGAACTCGTCGGCGAAGGTGTAGTAACGGCCGATCAGGGTTTCCGAGCGTGCGGCGAAGCGGTTGTAGGCGATGACCGCGGGGATCGCAGCGAACAGGCCGATGGCGGTGGCGATCAGCGCTTCGGCGATGCCCGGCGCCACGGTGGCGAGGGTGGCCTGCTGCACGGTGGCCAGGCCACGGAAGGAGTTCATGATGCCCCACACGGTGCCGAACAGACCGATGTACGGACTGGTGGAACCAACGGTGGCGAGGAACGGCAAGCTGGTTTCCAGCTTCTCTTCCTCACGGGAGATGGCGACGCGCATGGCGCGGGACACACCTTCCATCACCGCATCCGGATCGACGCCGGCCTGCTGGCGCAGACGGGAAAACTCCTTGAAGCCGGCACGGAAGATCTGCTCGACGCCCGAATCCGGGTCCGGGTTGCTGCCGGCCTGGCGATAAAGCTTGGACAGGTCGATACCCGACCAGAAGCGCTCCTCGAAGGTTTCCAGGGCCTTCTTCGCCGAGCGCATCATGTTGCTGCGCTGGAAAATCATGATCCACGAAGTGACCGAGGCGGCCACCAGGGTCAGCATCACCAGCTGTACCACGATGCTGGCGTTACTGATCAAGCTCCACATCGAAGTATGGTCGACGACGTTCGGTTCCACGTTAATCTCCTGCTGAAAGGGTGTCCGGACTGCCGGCAAATGCCGCACGCAACACATCTGGGATAGCGCGGGGCTTCAGGGTATCCGCCCGCACGCACGCCACCAGGAATCGCCCCTCGCAGAGCAAGGTCGAATCCGACGCCCGCCGAACCTGTTGACGAAACTTCAGGCTCGCGCGGTTCAACTCCTCCACCTCGGCGCTGACGAGCAGCTCGTCATCCAGGCGGGCCGGCGCGTGGTAGCGCGCCTCGGCCGAATGAACGACGAAAAGCAGGTTCTCTCCCGCCAGCTGCGACTGGGCAAAGCCCAGATCACGCAGCCGCTCGGTACGAGCCCGCTCCATGAACTTGAGGTAGTTGACGTAGTAGACGATGCCGCCGGCATCGGTGTCCTCGTAATAGACCCGATACCGCTGCTGGAACGGCTGACCCCCGTGTTGCGCGCGCATACTCTAGAACCAAGTAGAGATTTTGCCAATCGGCAATCGTCTACAAATGCAATTAATTACCATCTTCAGGGACGAACAGATCCGACGTCGTCCCCTCCCCCATCCGCTTCGGCACGTTCAGGCCGAAATGCAGATACGCATGCCGGGTGACGACCCGTCCCCGCGGCGTGCGCATGATATAGCCCTGCTGGATCAGATACGGTTCCAGCACATCCTCGATCGTGTGCCGCTCTTCGCTGATCGCGGCGGCCAGGTTGTCGATACCCACCGGCCCGCCGTCGAACTTGTCGATCATGGTCAGCAGCAGGCGGCGATCCTGATGATCGAAGCCACGCTCGTCAACGTCCAGCAGGTTCAGCGCCTTGTCGGCGATGTCGCTGCTGATATGGCCAGTGCCGCGCACTTCGGCGAAGTCCCGCACGCGCCGCAGCAGGCGGTTGGCGATCCGCGGCGTTCCCCGTGCCCGCCGGGCGATCTCGTAGGCGCCCGCCGGCTCGATCTCCAGCCCGAGGATGCCAGCGGAACGGCTGACGATGGTGGACAGGTCATCCACCCCGTAGAACTCCAGACGCTGGACGATGCCGAAGCGATCACGCAGCGGATTGGTCAGCATCCCGGCGCGGGTCGTCGCGCCCACCAGGGTGAACGGCGGCAGGTCCAGCTTGATCGAACGGGCCGCAGGCCCCTCGCCGATCATGATGTCCAGTTGGAAGTCTTCCATCGCCGGGTACAGCACTTCCTCGACGATGGGCGACAGCCGGTGGATCTCGTCGACGAACAGCACATCGTTGGGTTCGAGGTTGGTCAGCAACGCCGCCAGATCACCGGGGCGCTCCAGCACCGGGCCGGATGTGCTCTTGAGCGACACGCCCATTTCCTGGGCGATGATGTTCGCCAGCGTGGTCTTGCCCAGGCCCGGCGGACCGAAGATCAGCGTGTGATCGAGCGCTTCGTTGCGCCCCCTGGCCGCCTGGATGAACAGTTCCATCTGCTCGCGCACCACCGGCTGGCCGATGTAATCGGCCAGCTTCGATGGGCGGATGGCACGGTCGAACTGCTCTTCGCGGTCGCGGCCGGAGGCAGAGGAAATCAGGCGATCAGCTTCGATCATCGATATTTACACCTAGACCATGCCTTTCAACGAGCGGCGGATGAGTTCTTCGCTGGACAGACCTTCCTCCTGCACGGCGGCCACGGCACGGCTCGCCTCCTGCGGCTTGAAGCCCAACGCGATCAGGGCACTGACTGCATCGGACTCGGCGCTTGAGACTGCGGCGACCCGCATGGGTTCCACCACCAGAGGCGCGATCGACGGAATATTTTCCCAGGCCTTGAAGCGATCCTTGAGTTCGACCAGCAGACGCTCGGCAGTCTTCTTCCCCACTCCGGGAATCTTCACCAGGGTGGAAGTATCCTGCGCCTGGACGCAGCGTACCAGCTCATCGACTTCCAGACCCGACATCAGTGCAAGCGCAAGTTTCGGCCCCACCCCATTGAGACGGATCAGCTCGCGGAACAGCTCGCGCTCGCGCTTCTCGGCGAAGCCGTAGAGCAGGTGGGCGTCTTCCCGCACCACCAGATGCGTATGCAATGTCACCGGCTCGCCGACACCGGGCAGACGGTAGAGCGTGGTCATCGGCACTTCGAGTTCGTAACCCACCCCGTTTACATCGAGGATCAGGTGCGGCGGCTGTTTTTCCGCCAGGGTGCCACGCAGGCGTCCAATCACAGGTAAGCGTCCTTAATTGCTAGATTCGAGGTCACAGGCGCAGCCGGCCGCCACGTCGACGGGTACCCACCAGCCCATGCGGCACCAGGCTCTGCCGGGTGTGCGCGTGGCACAGGGCGATGGCCAGGGCGTCGGAGGCGTCGATCTGCGGCTTCTGCGTCAGCTTGAGCAGGTGCATCACCATCATCTGCACCTGCTGCTTGTCCGCACCACCGGTGCCGGCAATCGCCTGCTTGACCTGGCTGGCCGTGTACTCGGCGATCTGCAAGCCTTCTTCCGCCGCCGCGACGATGGCCGCGCCCCGCGCCTGCCCCAGCTTCAACGCCGAATCGGCGTTGCGCGCCATGAACACCTGCTCGATGCCCATCATCCTCGGCCGGTAGGTCTGGATGACCTCGCGCACGCCACGAAAGACGATCTGCAGGCGCTCGAACAGTTCGCCATTGCCGGTACGGATGCAGCCCGACGCTACGTACTCGCAGCCGCGGCCGGTGTCGCGCACCACGCCGAAGCCGGTAATCCGTGAGCCTGGGTCGATGCCGAGAATCAGGGTCATGTCCGTCCGATCACACCTTGTCGGTAACCTGTACTTCAGATAACAAAAACCGGAAGCGGGAGGCGCCGCTGACGACCGCTCCCGCTTCCGGCTTCAGACCAGCGCCGGTGGAGGGATCAGCCCAGCTGGGCCATCACCTCGTCCGGGATATCCGCATTGGAGTAGACGTTCTGCACGTCGTCCAGGTCTTCGAGCATGTCGATCAGCTTGAGGACCTTCTGCGCGGTGTCCAGATCCAGGGTCGCGGTGGTCGACGGGATCATGGCGACCTCCGCTTCCTCGCCCTTGAAACCGGCTTCGGTCAGCGCTTCGTTGACCGAGATGAAGTCGGCGAAGCTGGTGAAGACGTCGATGGAACCATCGTCGTTGACCACCACGTCGTCGGCGCCGGCTTCCAGCGCGGCGTCCATCAGGGCTTCTTCGTTCACCCCCGGCGCATAGCTGATCTGGCCCTTGCGCTCGAACATGTAGGCCACCGAACCATCGGTGCCCAGGTTGCCGCCGCACTTGCTGAAGGCATGACGCACTTCGGCCGCGGTGCGGTTGCGGTTGTCGGTCATCGCTTCGACGATGATCGCCACGCCGCTGGGCGCGTAACCCTCGTAGGTCAGCTCGGCCATGTTGTCCGCTTCGCTGGAGCCCACGCCGCGCTGGATGGCGCGGTCGATGGTGTCGCGGGTCATGTTGGCGGTCAGCGCCTTGTCCACGGCCAGGCGCAGACGCGGGTTGTCCGCCGGGATCCCGCCGCCCTGCTTGGCTGCAACGGTCAGCTCACGAATGAGCTTGGTGAAGATCTTGCCCTTCTTGGCGTCCTGACGTTCCTTGCGGTGCTTGATGTTGGCCCATTTGGAATGACCAGCCATAACTCACTCCGTATCGCTAGTGTTTCGCATTCAGCGCCCGAGTCCGGGCGCCCTTGCCATCTGAATCGACTTACTCGGAGGCCTTCTGCTGCTCGCGCAGACGGATGTGCAGCTCGCGCAGCGCCTTGCCATCCACGGTGCCCGGGGCCTGGGTCATGACATCGCCGGCACTCTGGGTTTTCGGGAAGGCGATGACTTCGCGGATCGAAGCCGCGCCGGTCATCAGCATCACCAGGCGGTCCAGGCCGAAGGCCAGGCCACCGTGCGGCGGTGCGCCGTACTTGAGGGCATCGAGGAGGAAGCCGAACTTCTCTTCCTGCTCCGCATCGTCGATGCCGAGCACGCGGAACACCGCCTGCTGCATGGCCTTGTCGTGGATACGAATGGAGCCGCCGCCCAGCTCGGTACCGTTGAGCACCATGTCGTAGGCGCGGGACAGCTTGTCGGCCGGATTGGCCTCGAGCTCTTCCGGGGTGCACTTGGGCGCGGTGAACGGGTGGTGCAGGGAAGTCAGGCTGCCGTCATCGTTCTCTTCGAACATCGGGAAGTCCACGACCCACATCGGCGCCCACTCCTTGGTGAGCAGGTTGAGGTCATGGCCGACCTTGATGCGCAGCGCGCCGAGGGCGTCGCAGACGATCTTGGCCTTGTCGGCGCCGAAGAACACGATGTCGCCATCGACCGCACCGACGCGATCCAGGATCACGTTCAGGTTCGGCTCGGCGATGTTCTTCACGATCGGCGACTGCAGACCTTCCACGCCCTTGGCGCGTTCGTTGACCTTGATGTAGGCCAGCCCCTTGGCGCCGTAGATGCCGACGAACTTGGTGTAGTCGTCGATCTGCTTGCGCGGCATGCTCGCACCGCCCGGAACGCGCAGGGCGGCAACGCGGCCCCTGGGATCGTTGGCGGGACCGGAGAACACCTTGAACTCGACATCCTTGAGCTGGTCGGCCACGTCGACCAGTTCCAGCGGGATACGCAGGTCAGGCTTGTCCGAACCGTAGCGGCGCATGGCCTCTTCGAACGGCATGTGCGGGAACTCGTCGAACTCGACGTTCAGCACTTCCTTGAACAGCTGGCGCACCATCTTCTCGGTGATCTCGATGATGTCGCTTTCTTCCAGGAAGCTGGTCTCGATGTCGATCTGGGTGAATTCCGGCTGGCGGTCGGCACGTAGGTCTTCGTCGCGGAAGCATTTGGCAATCTGGTAGTAGCGGTCGAAGCCGGCGACCATCAGCAGTTGCTTGAACAGCTGGGGCGACTGCGGGAGGGCGAAGAAATGCCCCGGGTAGGTGCGGCTCGGCACCAGGTAGTCACGCGCGCCTTCCGGGGTCGGACGACCGAGGATCGGGGTTTCCACATCGAGGAAGCCGTTGTCGTCCAGGTAGCGGCGGATGCTGCTGGTGATGCGTGCGCGCAGCTTCAGCTTGGCGGCCATCTCCGGGCGACGCAGGTCGATGAAGCGGTAGCGCAGGCGGGTTTCCTCGCCCACGTCGGAGTACTCGTCCAGCGGGAACGGCGGGGTTTCGGCCTGGTTCAGCACCTCCAGCTCGTGACCCAGCACTTCGATGGCGCCGGAAGCCATGTTCGAATTGCGCGCGCCTTCGGGACGCAGGCGCACCTTGCCGGTGATCTTCACCACGTATTCGCTGCGCACGCGGTCGGCCTTGGCGAAGGTCTCGACGCGATCCGGGTCGAACACCACCTGGGCCAGGCCTTCGCGATCACGCACGTCGAGGAAGATCACCCCGCCGTGGTCGCGGCGACGGTGTACCCAACCGCAAAGAGTGACTACCTGGCCGTCCAGGCTCTCGTTCAATTGGCCGCAATAGTGGCTGCGCATCATGGTGTGTTTCGCTTCTCGAAAGTCTTGAATTCTAGGGAACCGCTCATTCGCTGGCGGAGCAGCCGCCACCACCGCAACCGGTGGCCGGACAGGCCGCTGGAGCATCGCCGGAGGCAAGATTCTTCTTCGCTCCGGTCTTGAAGTCAGTCTCGTACCAACCGCTGCCACCCAGGCGGAAGCCCGGAGCCGACAACATCTTCTTCAACTCGGGAGCCTTGCAGGCCGGACAATCGACCAACGGCGCATCGCTGATCTTCTGCAGCGATTCCAGCTGATGCGCGCAGGACTGGCACTGGTACTCGTAAATCGGCATGGGGCACCTTGACTGATCACACTGCCACGGGCCCGCGTCCCGCGGCAAAGGCGGGATTATAGCCTGAAAAAACCAAGGCTTGCAGCCGCCGCCCCCTGCACGCCGACGCACGCTTTGTCGCCACGAAATCGATAGAGACACCCTATCGATCACCTTGACACAAGCCAAGAGCGCCACCCACACGTCGATGCTAGCCTGGCTCACAACTATACGAACCGACAGACAAGCCGCACCCCAGGAGGTCGTCATGGAAATCAACATCGGAATCGCCGAACAGGACCGCGCCGCCATCGCCGATGGCCTGTCCCGCCTACTGGCGGACACCTATACCCTTTACCTGAAGACCCACAACTTCCACTGGAACGTCACCGGGCCGATGTTCAATACCCTGCACCTGATGTTCGAGGGGCAATACACCGAACTGGCGCTGGCCGTGGACAGCATCGCCGAGCGCATTCGCGCGCTGGGCTTCCCCGCCCCGGGGACCTACGCCGCCTACGCACGCCTGTCCTCGATCAAGGAAGAGGAAGGCGTGCCAGACGCCCAGGAGATGATCCGCCTACTGGTGCAAGGCCAGGAAGCCGTGGTCCGCACCGCCCGCAATCTCTTCCCCCTGCTGGACAAGGTGAACGACGAACCCACCGCCGACCTGCTCACCCAGCGCATGCAGGTTCACGAAAAGACTGCCTGGATGCTTCGCAGCCTGCTCGCCGAATAACTCTTCTTTATATAGGGAGCCCACCACCGAGCGGGCCCCCTCCCCCTACGAATGGCCTAACCGGTTGATTTGAGAAGGCAACTGGATTGCGGTTAAATACTGCCGTGCGCTTCGCGCATAGGCTGTCCGGCACGCTTTCATACACTTTTCAGCGTCGCTCCGCTGGACGGCTGCTTTTTTTCGTTACCCGCTCAAGGTGAATCCGTAGCCATGTTGAAAGTCGTCCATCTCCTGACGGGCGTCGCAGCACTCCTGCTGTCGTTCGCTCCCAGTTTGCGCAACGATGCCCTGCCCTACCTGCAACAAAGCGATGCCATCTATCTTGCACTGCTCGGCCTGACCAGCCTGCTGCTCGCCCCGAGCAGCAACCTCAAGCAGCCGGCGGCACTGCAAAGCCTGTCGACCGCCCTGGTCGTCCTGGCTGTCGTACTGCAAGTGCTGATCCTGCTTGCCCCGCTGCCGTTCATCGGCAATCAGCCGGCCATCCTGCTGCCGCTGTTGAGCCTGGCCGCCGCCGTCGTCCTGCAATGGGCCGCTGACCTGAACAAACCCCGCCCCATCGATACGGCTCCGGTCAGCGACGAAAATCGCGAAACCGGCACCGTGAAGTGGTTCAACACCTCCAAGGGTTTCGGCTTCATCTCCCGCGACACCGGGGAGGACATCTTCGTGCACTTCCGCGCCATCCGCGGCGAAGGCCACCGCATCCTGATCGAAGGCCAGCGCGTGGAGTTCTCCGTCGTCCAGCGCGACAAGGGACTGCAGGCCGAGGACGTGATAGCGGCCCTTCCCAACCGCCGCTGAACGCCCAATAAAAAGCCCGCCAATCGGCGGGCTTTTTATTGGGCTCAATAGTGCGGTGGCGGCGCCTCATCGTCTGCGACGCCCACCTGCCCCTGCAGATCCTCGAGACGCTTGATCAACGCCTGCATCTGCAGGCGCAGACGCTCGATCACCCGCTCCTGTTCGTAGACCACATCGCTCATGGTCTGCAACGCATCGTCCTGGAACGCCAGCCGGCTCTCCAGGTCCGCAACCCGATCCTCCAGCTCCATCACTCACTCCTGCACGAAACGGAACTCATCGCCCAGCACCATGCGCAGTTTCTCACGCAGGCGGGCAAGCTCTTCGACACCGTAAGGTACCGCCGGATGACGCCCCCAGACCGGCCCCGGCCAGGCCGCATCATTGCGGCGCCGCACGATCACATGCACATGCAACTGACTGACGACGTTTCCAAGATTGGCAACGTTCATCTTGTCGGCGCTGAAAGTGTCCTTGAGGGTTTCCGCCAGCTGCGTAGCCTCCCTCCAGAGCTGCTGCTGATCATCGGGATCGAGCTGGAACAGTTCGCTGACGTCCTCGCGCCGGGGCACCAGGATGAACCACGGATACTGCGAGTCATTCATCAGCAGCAGACTGCTCAACGGAAAATCCCCCACCGGGACGGTGTCCTGCTCGAGACGGGAATCCAGGACGAACATAACCACATCTCCTGTTCGACGAACGTATTGATAAGACTAGCCCCACCGGGGCGAAGGGCGCGAAGGATACTAGAGCGCCCCGCCAGCGAATACGACCGCGTACTGCACTTCCCCGGAGCGGGCATCCTCCACAAGGCCCCAGGAGCGTGCGCAATGCATGCCGAGCTGATTCCGACGGCAGGCCAGCGGAACTGATCCCTCGGACAAGAACACCGAAATGCATAGAAAAATCGTTAAACCAGCCGATACGGCACCGCCCTGAAAGAGGCGCCGCTATTCTCCCTTTATTGCAAAACCACAAAGGAACCCGTGAAATGCATCATCGCGCCGCACATCCGGAGATGCGAAGCAATAACGGAACATTTGTGCACGTTTTTTGCTGGCCAATGGACGGGGGCAAGGATATGGCCGCTACACTGCCCCACAGGCAGCGCGACGTACGGAATCCGGAAGTGGTCAATGGAGAATCGAACCACGCCGGCTGACGCAACCAACAACATGCCGTAAACCAGGGGGAGCAATCTCTTTTTGCAACATCGAATCTACCTGAATGCGACATAGTTCATGCAGGTTTGCGACAGCCCCGTAAAGTTTTCGCGTGATTAATTGGGCAACTATCGCCAAGACAACACGCGTGCTATAAGTTAGCGCCGACAAAAAGAATGAGCCGTCACCGCGGCACTGTGATGGCAGATAATTTCAAAACCAAAGGAGCAATCACAATGAAAGTGATGAAGTGGAGCGCCATCGCCCTGGCGGTTTCTGCAGGCACCACGCAACTGGCAATGGCCGAGCCCTTCGTAGGCAATCAGGCTGAATCCAAGGGCTTTGTCGAAGACAGCAGCCTGAACTTCCTGGTTCGCAACTACTACTTCAACCGTAGCAATACCGGTGGCGCTACCGACGCCCGCGACTGGAGCCAAGGCTTCCTGGCCAACTACAACTCCGGTTTCACTCAAGGCACCGTCGGCTTCGGCGTCGATGCCTTCGGCTACCTCGGTTTGAAACTTGACGGCGGCAGCGGCTACGGCAAGACCGGCAACCTGCCACTCCACGACGACGGCGACAAGGCTGACGACTACGGCAAGGCTGGGGCAGCCCTCAAGGTCCGTATCTCCAAGACCGAACTGAAAATCGGCGACATGCAGCCCACCGCTCCGGTATTCGCCGTAGGCGGCACCCGCCTGCTGCCGCAGACTGCCAGCGGTATCGCCCTGATGAGCAGCGAAATCGAAGGCCTGGATCTGGAAGGCGGTCACTACTACTCCGGCACCAACTATGACACC
This Pseudomonas sp. ATCC 13867 DNA region includes the following protein-coding sequences:
- a CDS encoding Dps family protein, whose translation is MEINIGIAEQDRAAIADGLSRLLADTYTLYLKTHNFHWNVTGPMFNTLHLMFEGQYTELALAVDSIAERIRALGFPAPGTYAAYARLSSIKEEEGVPDAQEMIRLLVQGQEAVVRTARNLFPLLDKVNDEPTADLLTQRMQVHEKTAWMLRSLLAE
- a CDS encoding cold-shock protein; the protein is MDTAPVSDENRETGTVKWFNTSKGFGFISRDTGEDIFVHFRAIRGEGHRILIEGQRVEFSVVQRDKGLQAEDVIAALPNRR
- a CDS encoding SlyX family protein → MELEDRVADLESRLAFQDDALQTMSDVVYEQERVIERLRLQMQALIKRLEDLQGQVGVADDEAPPPHY
- a CDS encoding HIT family protein, translated to MFVLDSRLEQDTVPVGDFPLSSLLLMNDSQYPWFILVPRREDVSELFQLDPDDQQQLWREATQLAETLKDTFSADKMNVANLGNVVSQLHVHVIVRRRNDAAWPGPVWGRHPAVPYGVEELARLREKLRMVLGDEFRFVQE